From the Trifolium pratense cultivar HEN17-A07 linkage group LG4, ARS_RC_1.1, whole genome shotgun sequence genome, the window TTGCGAAATTCATGTATATAGGGGGTATAAAAGACATGATGGGGGGGATTGAAGAATGGTATGATTGAAGAATGGTAGGATTTAACTCGATATTAAAATTGTTTCGATAGAACTCTAATATTGAAACGAACTTTAATACTAAAACGAAATtagacaaatcaaacacaataaacGGAAATTAGGAATTACATCGGAATGAAATTGTTACAACGCATCAAATGGAAACATGATTTCGATCTTCCGGACGAACAAGACTAGCAAGGATGGCTTCGACAGATCTTGTCAGCGTTGCATCTAATTCGATAGGCCCCCTGTTGCTATACTGCTCGAAAATTGAGAACATAGTTTCAATATCATCATTGTTTTCAAGCATCATATCGGTGAAGGAAATGCGTCCGTCGGGACCGATCGACGGTTTACGGTACTTGAGACTCGAAACTGTTCTGTTATCGTTCTGGTTGTTGGTGGTACGATTCAGCTCGTtcagttgttgtttcagaccatCGAACGTTTCACCATCGTTAATGCGAAACAAAATTGGTTTTTCGTGGTTGAGGTAAACTGCTGCAAGGGTAGATCTCATGCGTTGTGTGAGTGAGACATCCATTTTTTTGTGAGTTGAGTGTTGAAAAAAGATGTGGTAATGTACATTAATTTATAGATCATATTGTTGCACATTATTGTGGTAGGTGATGGTTAATGTGGTAGGTGATGGTTAATGTGGTAGGTGAAGTTTAAATGGTAGGTGATGGTTATTGTTGCAca encodes:
- the LOC123922764 gene encoding uncharacterized protein LOC123922764, which produces MDVSLTQRMRSTLAAVYLNHEKPILFRINDGETFDGLKQQLNELNRTTNNQNDNRTVSSLKYRKPSIGPDGRISFTDMMLENNDDIETMFSIFEQYSNRGPIELDATLTRSVEAILASLVRPEDRNHVSI